One Apodemus sylvaticus chromosome 16, mApoSyl1.1, whole genome shotgun sequence genomic region harbors:
- the Marchf6 gene encoding E3 ubiquitin-protein ligase MARCHF6 isoform X2, giving the protein MDTAEEDICRVCRSEGTPEKPLYHPCVCTGSIKFIHQECLVQWLKHSRKEYCELCKHRFAFTPIYSPDMPSRLPIQDIFAGLVTSIGTAIRYWFHYTLVAFAWLGVVPLTACRIYKCLFTGSVSSLLTLPLDMLSTENLLADCLQGCFVVTCTLCAFISLVWLREQIVHGGAPIWLEHAAPAFNAAGHHQNEAPVGGNGAENPAADQPANPAGENAVLGENPDAQDGQAGEEEEDNEEEDDAGVEDAADANNGAQDDMNWNALEWDRAAEELTWERMLGLDGSLVFLEHVFWVVSLNTLFILVFAFCPYHIGHFSLVGLGFEEHVQASHFEGLITTIVGYILLAITLIICHALATLVKFHRSRRLLGVCYIVVKVSLLVVVEIGVFPLICGWWLDICSLEMFDATLKDRELSFQSAPGTTMFLHWLVGMVYVFYFASFILLLREVLRPGVLWFLRNLNDPDFNPVQEMIHLPIYRHLRRFILSVIVFGSIVLLMLWLPIRIIKSLLPNFLPYNVMLYSDAPVSELSLELLLLQVVLPALLEQGHTRQWLKGLVRAWTVTAGYLLDLHSYLLGDQEENENSANQQVNNNQPARNNNAVPAGEGLHAAHQAILQQGGPVGFQPYRRPLNFPLRIFLLIVFMCITLLIASLICLTLPVFAGRWLMSFWTGTAKIHELYTAACGLYVCWLTIRAVTVLVAWMPQGRRVIFQKVKEWSLMIMKTLIVAVLLAGVVPLLLGLLFELVIVAPLRVPLDQTPLFYPWQDWALGVLHAKIIAAITLMGPQWWLKTVIEQVYANGIRNIDLHYIIRKLAAPVISVLLLSLCIPYVIASGVVPLLGVTAEMQNLVHRRIYPFLLMVVVLMGILSFQVRQFKRLYEHIKNDKYLVGQRLVNYERKSGKQGPSTAPPVSSQE; this is encoded by the exons ATATATGTAGAGTGTGTCGGTCAGAAGGAACACCTGAGAAACCTCTTTATCATCCTTGTGTATGTACTGGCAGTATTAAGTTTATTCATCAAGAATG CTTAGTTCAATGGTTGAAACATAGTCGGAAAGAATACTGTGAATTATGCAAGCACAGATTTGCTTTCACACCAA TTTATTCTCCAGATATGCCTTCACGGCTACCAATCCAAGACATATTTGCTGGACTGGTTACAAGTATTGGCACTGCAATCCGATACTGGTTTCATTACACACTTGTGGCCTTTGCATGGCTGGGAGTTGTGCCTCTTACAGCAT GCCGCATCTACAAGTGCTTGTTTACTGGCTCCGTGAGCTCACTTCTGACACTGCCACTAGACATGCTGTCAAC ggaAAATTTGTTGGCGGATTGCTTGCAGGGCTGTTTTGTGGTGACGTGCACACTTTGTGCATTCATCAGCCTGGTGTGGTTGCGAGAGCAGATAGTCCATGGGGGAGCACCAATTTGGCTGGAGCATGCTGCTCCAGCCTTCAATGCTGCTGGACACCACCAGAATGAG GCTCCAGTTGGAGGAAATGGTGCAGAAAACCCTGCTGCCGACCAGCCAGCTAACCCAGCAGGTGAGAATGCAGTTCTGGGTGAGAACCCTGATGCCCAGGATGGTcaagcaggagaggaggaggaggacaatgaggaggaagatgatgCAGGTGTAGAAGATGCTGCTGATGCCAACAATGGGGCCCAAG atgacatgaacTGGAATGCTTTAGAGTGGGACCGGGCTGCGGAGGAGCTCACATGGGAAAGA atgcTTGGACTTGATGGATCACTAGTTTTCCTG GAACATGTGTTCTGGGTGGTGTCTTTAAATACATTGTTCATTCTTGTTTTTG CATTTTGTCCTTACCACATCGGCCATTTCTCCCTTGTCGGTCTGGGCTTCGAGGAGCAT gtcCAAGCATCTCATTTTGAAGGTCTAATCACAACGATTGTTGGATATATACTTTTAGCAATAACACTGATAATTTGTCAT GCATTGGCAACTCTTGTTAAATTTCATAGGTCTCGTCGCTTGCTGGGCGTCTGCTATATTGTGGTTAAG GTCTCTTTGTTAGTTGTGGTAGAAATCGGAGTGTTCCCTCTTATTTGTGGCTGGTGGCTGGATATCTGTTCTCTG GAAATGTTTGATGCTACTCTGAAAGATCGAGAGCTGAGCTTCCAGTCAGCTCCAGGGACCACAATGTTTCTGCACTGGCTGGTGGGGATGGTGTACGTGTTCTACTTTGCCTCCTTCATCCTGTTACTGAGAGAG GTGCTTCGACCTGGTGTCTTATGGTTTCTGAGGAATTTGAATGATCCAGATTTTAATCCAGTACAGGAAATGATTCACTTGCCCATTTATAGACATCTCCGAAGATTTATTTTGTCAGTG ATTGTCTTTGGCTCCATTGTACTTCTGATGCTCTGGCTTCCTATACGTATAATTAAGAGTCTCTTGCCTAATTTTCTTCCTTACAATGTCATGCTCTACAG TGATGCTCCGGTGAGTGAACTGTCCCTTGAGCTGCTCCTGCTGCAGGTTGTCTTGCCAGCATTGCTGGAGCAGGGACACACGAGGCAGTGGCTGAAGGGGCTCGTGCGTGCGTGGACTGTCACTGCTGGCTACCTGCT GGACCTTCATTCCTACTTACTGGGAGACcaggaagaaaatgagaacagTGCAAATCAGCAGGTCAACAATAACCAGCCTGCACGAAACAATAATGCTGTTCCTGCGGGGGAAGGTCTGCATGCAGCCCACCAAGCCATACTCCAGCAGGGAGGACCCGTCGGCTTTCAGCCTTACCGCCGGCCTTTAAATTTTCCACTCAGG ATATTTCTGCTGATTGTCTTCATGTGCATAACATTACTCATTGCCAGCCTCATCTGCCTTACTTTACCAG TATTTGCTGGCCGTTGGTTAATGTCATTTTGGACGGGGACTGCCAAAATCCATGAGCTGTACACAGCTGCTTGTGGTCTCTATGTGTGTTGGCTAACCATAAGGGCTGTGACGGTGCTGGTGGCCTGGATGCCCCAGGGACGAAGAGTGATTTTCCAGAAGGTTAAAGAGTGGTCCCTCATG ATAATGAAGACGTTGATAGTGGCGGTGCTGCTGGCAGGGGTCGTCCCGCTGCTCCTGGGGCTCCTGTTTGAGCTGGTTATTGTTGCTCCTCTGAGGGTCCCTCTTGATCAGACCCCCCTTTTCTACCCTTGGCAG GACTGGGCACTGGGAGTGTTGCATGCCAAAATCATCGCAGCGATAACTCTTATGGGTCCTCAGTGGTGGTTGAAAACTGTCATTGAACAG GTTTACGCAAATGGCATTCGTAACATCGATCTTCACTATATCATTCGTAAGCTGGCGGCTCCAGTGATCTCTGTGCTCTTACTTTCCCTGTGCATACCGTACGTCATAGCTTCTGGTGTGGTTCCTTTACTAG
- the Marchf6 gene encoding E3 ubiquitin-protein ligase MARCHF6 isoform X1 has translation MDTAEEDICRVCRSEGTPEKPLYHPCVCTGSIKFIHQECLVQWLKHSRKEYCELCKHRFAFTPIYSPDMPSRLPIQDIFAGLVTSIGTAIRYWFHYTLVAFAWLGVVPLTACRIYKCLFTGSVSSLLTLPLDMLSTENLLADCLQGCFVVTCTLCAFISLVWLREQIVHGGAPIWLEHAAPAFNAAGHHQNEAPVGGNGAENPAADQPANPAGENAVLGENPDAQDGQAGEEEEDNEEEDDAGVEDAADANNGAQDDMNWNALEWDRAAEELTWERMLGLDGSLVFLEHVFWVVSLNTLFILVFAFCPYHIGHFSLVGLGFEEHVQASHFEGLITTIVGYILLAITLIICHALATLVKFHRSRRLLGVCYIVVKVSLLVVVEIGVFPLICGWWLDICSLEMFDATLKDRELSFQSAPGTTMFLHWLVGMVYVFYFASFILLLREVLRPGVLWFLRNLNDPDFNPVQEMIHLPIYRHLRRFILSVIVFGSIVLLMLWLPIRIIKSLLPNFLPYNVMLYSDAPVSELSLELLLLQVVLPALLEQGHTRQWLKGLVRAWTVTAGYLLDLHSYLLGDQEENENSANQQVNNNQPARNNNAVPAGEGLHAAHQAILQQGGPVGFQPYRRPLNFPLRIFLLIVFMCITLLIASLICLTLPAFLFSVFAGRWLMSFWTGTAKIHELYTAACGLYVCWLTIRAVTVLVAWMPQGRRVIFQKVKEWSLMIMKTLIVAVLLAGVVPLLLGLLFELVIVAPLRVPLDQTPLFYPWQDWALGVLHAKIIAAITLMGPQWWLKTVIEQVYANGIRNIDLHYIIRKLAAPVISVLLLSLCIPYVIASGVVPLLGVTAEMQNLVHRRIYPFLLMVVVLMGILSFQVRQFKRLYEHIKNDKYLVGQRLVNYERKSGKQGPSTAPPVSSQE, from the exons ATATATGTAGAGTGTGTCGGTCAGAAGGAACACCTGAGAAACCTCTTTATCATCCTTGTGTATGTACTGGCAGTATTAAGTTTATTCATCAAGAATG CTTAGTTCAATGGTTGAAACATAGTCGGAAAGAATACTGTGAATTATGCAAGCACAGATTTGCTTTCACACCAA TTTATTCTCCAGATATGCCTTCACGGCTACCAATCCAAGACATATTTGCTGGACTGGTTACAAGTATTGGCACTGCAATCCGATACTGGTTTCATTACACACTTGTGGCCTTTGCATGGCTGGGAGTTGTGCCTCTTACAGCAT GCCGCATCTACAAGTGCTTGTTTACTGGCTCCGTGAGCTCACTTCTGACACTGCCACTAGACATGCTGTCAAC ggaAAATTTGTTGGCGGATTGCTTGCAGGGCTGTTTTGTGGTGACGTGCACACTTTGTGCATTCATCAGCCTGGTGTGGTTGCGAGAGCAGATAGTCCATGGGGGAGCACCAATTTGGCTGGAGCATGCTGCTCCAGCCTTCAATGCTGCTGGACACCACCAGAATGAG GCTCCAGTTGGAGGAAATGGTGCAGAAAACCCTGCTGCCGACCAGCCAGCTAACCCAGCAGGTGAGAATGCAGTTCTGGGTGAGAACCCTGATGCCCAGGATGGTcaagcaggagaggaggaggaggacaatgaggaggaagatgatgCAGGTGTAGAAGATGCTGCTGATGCCAACAATGGGGCCCAAG atgacatgaacTGGAATGCTTTAGAGTGGGACCGGGCTGCGGAGGAGCTCACATGGGAAAGA atgcTTGGACTTGATGGATCACTAGTTTTCCTG GAACATGTGTTCTGGGTGGTGTCTTTAAATACATTGTTCATTCTTGTTTTTG CATTTTGTCCTTACCACATCGGCCATTTCTCCCTTGTCGGTCTGGGCTTCGAGGAGCAT gtcCAAGCATCTCATTTTGAAGGTCTAATCACAACGATTGTTGGATATATACTTTTAGCAATAACACTGATAATTTGTCAT GCATTGGCAACTCTTGTTAAATTTCATAGGTCTCGTCGCTTGCTGGGCGTCTGCTATATTGTGGTTAAG GTCTCTTTGTTAGTTGTGGTAGAAATCGGAGTGTTCCCTCTTATTTGTGGCTGGTGGCTGGATATCTGTTCTCTG GAAATGTTTGATGCTACTCTGAAAGATCGAGAGCTGAGCTTCCAGTCAGCTCCAGGGACCACAATGTTTCTGCACTGGCTGGTGGGGATGGTGTACGTGTTCTACTTTGCCTCCTTCATCCTGTTACTGAGAGAG GTGCTTCGACCTGGTGTCTTATGGTTTCTGAGGAATTTGAATGATCCAGATTTTAATCCAGTACAGGAAATGATTCACTTGCCCATTTATAGACATCTCCGAAGATTTATTTTGTCAGTG ATTGTCTTTGGCTCCATTGTACTTCTGATGCTCTGGCTTCCTATACGTATAATTAAGAGTCTCTTGCCTAATTTTCTTCCTTACAATGTCATGCTCTACAG TGATGCTCCGGTGAGTGAACTGTCCCTTGAGCTGCTCCTGCTGCAGGTTGTCTTGCCAGCATTGCTGGAGCAGGGACACACGAGGCAGTGGCTGAAGGGGCTCGTGCGTGCGTGGACTGTCACTGCTGGCTACCTGCT GGACCTTCATTCCTACTTACTGGGAGACcaggaagaaaatgagaacagTGCAAATCAGCAGGTCAACAATAACCAGCCTGCACGAAACAATAATGCTGTTCCTGCGGGGGAAGGTCTGCATGCAGCCCACCAAGCCATACTCCAGCAGGGAGGACCCGTCGGCTTTCAGCCTTACCGCCGGCCTTTAAATTTTCCACTCAGG ATATTTCTGCTGATTGTCTTCATGTGCATAACATTACTCATTGCCAGCCTCATCTGCCTTACTTTACCAG CCTTTCTATTTTCAGTATTTGCTGGCCGTTGGTTAATGTCATTTTGGACGGGGACTGCCAAAATCCATGAGCTGTACACAGCTGCTTGTGGTCTCTATGTGTGTTGGCTAACCATAAGGGCTGTGACGGTGCTGGTGGCCTGGATGCCCCAGGGACGAAGAGTGATTTTCCAGAAGGTTAAAGAGTGGTCCCTCATG ATAATGAAGACGTTGATAGTGGCGGTGCTGCTGGCAGGGGTCGTCCCGCTGCTCCTGGGGCTCCTGTTTGAGCTGGTTATTGTTGCTCCTCTGAGGGTCCCTCTTGATCAGACCCCCCTTTTCTACCCTTGGCAG GACTGGGCACTGGGAGTGTTGCATGCCAAAATCATCGCAGCGATAACTCTTATGGGTCCTCAGTGGTGGTTGAAAACTGTCATTGAACAG GTTTACGCAAATGGCATTCGTAACATCGATCTTCACTATATCATTCGTAAGCTGGCGGCTCCAGTGATCTCTGTGCTCTTACTTTCCCTGTGCATACCGTACGTCATAGCTTCTGGTGTGGTTCCTTTACTAG